Genomic DNA from Hymenobacter jejuensis:
TTGAGCGGGAGAAAATCGTGCGCAGGGTGGGCCTGCACAGCGGGCGAAGTCATGGTTTCCATGGGGTGGGAAATAGGTTGGGTGGCAAAAACGGAATCGAGGTAAAAATAAGGCTTTGTTGCCATACGCTCCACCGGGCAGGGAAGCAGGCGCTACATTTGCCGGACGTGTGTTAGAATTGCAGAATACTTGCCACCTTTGTTTATCCATTTTACGTATCCGTGCTTTTTATGAACACCGAAGACCTCAACCGCGCCCTCGTTACGCTCATCCAGAAGAAGCAGGAGCTTCAGGTGCTGCCCTACAGCGACGACCGCTACGATGATCTGGAGGAGGAACTGCACGACCTTGAAGATGATTTCAACGAACAGTACGGCACTTTCCTCGAAGAAGCCCTCGAAAAAGTTCATGCTGATCTGGGCTCTGATACCGACGTGCTGCTGCCTACGGCCTATCTACCCAGTCGCATCGACGGGGACGTATCACCGAAGGAAGGCGTCTGGATCGATTCGGAGAAGTACCCCAGCAAAGAAGCTCGCCTGACGCTGTTGCCAAACCCCACGCGCGTAATACTCACGGTGGGCAAAACCGTGAAGCAGGAAGTCTGGAAGGCATAAGGCCTTTCACAACCCGCAGAAACGTCCATCCTGCTACGCTCGGCGTAGGAGGATGGACGTTTCTTTTTTTGCATAAACATTTGGTAATCAATGATTTATATAACTGCAGAAATTTCCGACTGGCAGACCGCCCAAACAAACGGCGTTTTTGCCAGTGCCGATCTGAAGGCCGAGGGCTTTATCCATAGTTCCGAACGGCAGCAGGTACTTGAAACGGCCCGGCGGTACTACTCCGGCCGGTCGGACTTACTGCTCCTGGAAATCGACGAAGATCGCTTAGCCACCACTGGCATACGCTTGGAACGCGAGTGGGTGGGCTCGCGTGGCGAAGCGTTTGCCCACGTATTTGGCCCAATTCCGGTCGCGGCCGTGCGACGGCTGTGGCCGTTTTCAGTAGCCTCGAACGGCACAGCCGTACTGCCGCCAGACTTAGAAAAATAGGGCAGTGGAACTACAGGGAGTGAGGTTGCAGAAATGTTGCCAAGCTCTACATTTATAGCTTTTACATTATTTCTACTGTTGTTATGAAATCAATTGTACGTGGTGCCCGCCGTGTTCTGCTGCTGACGAGCGTAGCAGTTGCGGGAAGCTGTGCGCCAGCTACCTATTACCTTTCTATGCAGCCAAATCAAGGCAGCGGAATTTGGCAAGATGGCCACGAACGCGCCATGGCCAGCCGAGATAGCATTCAGGTTAATATGGCGTTCGTCCGCTACGATGACGAAAGCTTGATCTTTGATTTTGATATTCAGAATCAGTCATCCAAACCCGTATTGGTGGCGCCCGAACAATTTAGCTACTCAGCTGTGAACACCACGCTGCATGAAGGCGAACAATACATTGCCTATTATCCCGGTCCGATTAAAGCCGTTAACCCTGAGTTGAAGCTGGATAAGTTGGAGATGGCAGTCGCTTATAACCTGCGCGAGTCGAATAGGGTGATGTTGCTGGCTTCGCCAGAATACGCCAATCAGACGCGCATCTTGCACTCGACTGTTGCTGCACAAGCCCAAACGCAAAAGGAAGAAACCGAAAAGCACATCCTTCGCAAGAATACCCTTGTGCCGGGCCAGGGCATCCACGGGTACGTTTATTTTCCGCGTGCCAACCAAGCCGACCTGCTGCGCATGAGTCTGCCGCTTCGCTCCGAACCGCTCGTAATCGAATATAAGCAGTCGCGTAGCCGAGAGCCTTTGTATTAACGACCTGAAAAGCAAACGCCTCATTACAACGTGGAGTAATGAGGCGTTTGCTGTTGGCAACCGAGGGTTTTACATAAAATCCGCCAATTCAAGCCAGCGCTCGCCCTTTGCATCGAGTTCAGCATCAATGCGTTTGAGCTGGACAGCCCAATCGGCTAGCTCTTGGTGCGAGCCATTGCCCGCATTAAGCTGATTGATAAGCTGTTGCTTTTGCTCCTCCAACCGCTCAATATCCTTTTCCAGCGTTTCGTATTCCTTCTTTTCGGCAAACGAAGCGCGCCGTTTGGGGGCGGCCGCTGGTGCTACTTGCGCCGGAGCCGCCGAAGGTGCTACGCCGGCAGCCGCTTTGGCGGTTTTAGCCATTTCCTTAGCGTATTCGACCGAGTTGTTCTCCTTCTGCCACTCGCGGTAGTCGGTGTAGTTGCCGGGGAATTGCCGAATCTGGCCGCCTGGCTCCAGCACAAACACATGCTCTACCAAGGCATCCATGAAGTAACGATCGTGCGATACAATCAGCAGGCAGCCACTGAAGTTGAGCAGGAAATCCTCTAGGATATTCAACGTGATGATATCCAGGTCGTTGGTAGGCTCGTCAAGAATCAGGAAGTTCGGATTCTTGATGAGCACGCGCAGCAGTTGCAAGCGACGCTTTTCGCCCCCACTCAGCTTGCTGACCAGCGTGTACTGCTGCGCCGGCGGAAACTGAAAATGCTGCAAAAATTGTGAAGCCGTAACTACTTCACCATTAGCCATTTCCACTACTTCGGCTAC
This window encodes:
- a CDS encoding DUF952 domain-containing protein, translating into MIYITAEISDWQTAQTNGVFASADLKAEGFIHSSERQQVLETARRYYSGRSDLLLLEIDEDRLATTGIRLEREWVGSRGEAFAHVFGPIPVAAVRRLWPFSVASNGTAVLPPDLEK